CACCACCGGCCAACTGCCGGTAAGCATGTAGGGGGTGTTGCCGCGCGCAGGCAGCAGGCTGCCGCTTAGGGAGGTGAGCTCAAATTGCGGGGCTTGGGCGGTGATTTCACCGCGTGCGTTGATGATGGCTGAAAATCCGTTATTGGTGGCGCGCACCACGGGGCGCCGGGTTTCGAGTGCGCGCATTTGCGCCATTTGCAGGTGTTGGATGGGCGCGATTGAGCGGCCAAACCAGGCATCGTTGCTTACCGTGAGTATGGCCTCGGCGCGGCGTGCGCCAGCGGCGATGAGATCCGGGTACACAATTTCATAACACACGGCAGGCCATACGGGTGTGTGGCCGAGCATCAGTGGTTGCTGGTTTGCAGGCCCACGGTGCAACACCGACATGGGCAAATCGAAAAATTCAATCACCCCGCGCAGCTGTTGATCAAAGGGCACGTACTCGCCAAAGGGCACCAGGCGCTGCTTGTGGTAGACCCCTTGCCCCATGCCTAACACCACCAGGCTGTTGTAATAGCGCTGGCCGAGCAAGCGCCGGCCGTCGCGCTCAATGACATGGGGTTCGTTGACGATCACACCCGTCACCAGGCTGGTATCAGACTCGCGCGCCACTTCGGCCTGGCGGGCCATGAAGGGTTGGGCCTCGCTCATGAGTGTGGGCAGTGCAGCCTCTGGCCAAACCAGCCAGTTGTGCCCCCACAATGCTTTGCTTTGGGTGAGCAGCCTGTCGTAGGTGGGCATGAGCCAGTCTGGGTCCCACTTGTGCTGCTGTGGAATATTCGGTTGCACCATGGCCACGGTGCGCACAGGGCCTGCCGGTGTTGTCCAGGCAACCTGCTGTAGCGCGGCGCCTGCGCCCCAAAGCCCGGCAACCCCGGCCAATGCCAGCCAGCGGCCAGGCTGGCGCTGCCACAGGGCCAATGCGAGTGCGGCGGTGGTGGCGATGATCAGCCCCAGGCCAAAGATGCCGAGCACCGGAGCCCAGCCTGCCAACGGCGAGGTGAGGTGGCCGTAGCCTGCATAGAGCCAGGGGAAGCCCGTAAACAGCCAGCTGCGTAGCCACTCGCCCAGCAGCCACAAAGGCGGCAGCGCCCACAGTGGCAGGGGGCCGGGCAGCCGGCGTTGCCAGAGCCCGTAGGGCAGGGCAAATACCAGCGCCAGAAAAGTCACCCACAGGCCTGTAAGCAACAATGCGAGCAAGACGGGCGCCTGGCCGAAGGTGTTGATGCTCACATACACCCAACTTACGCCAAGGCCGTACATACCCACGGCGAAGGCAAAGGCGAGTGCCGCCAGTTGTGCTTTGGGGCGTATTAACAGGGCAAAAAAACCGATCAGCCCCAGCAGTGACACCGGCCACAGGTTAAAGGGTGCAAGCCCCAGGGGTTGGCACAGGCCCGCGGCCAGGGCAGCGGCCCAGGCTAGGGGGCCGCGAGAGGGTAAATTGGGCACGGGCGGTTGATCCTGTTGCTGTTTTTATTGGCTCGCAGGCGCCGTGGCTCAGGCTTCCTGTGGGGGAGAAACCCGCAGCAGGTGCAGCTTGCGGCTGTCTGAGTAGAGTACGGTGAAGCTGTAGCCATCGATAGTGACAGATTCATTGCGCTTGGCTAAATGGCCGAAGGCGTTGAGCACCACGCCGCCGATGGTATCAAACTCATCTTCGGGGAAGCCCGCGCTGAAGTACTCGTTGAAATCTTCCACTGCGGTGAGTGCGCGCACCACGAAGGCGTTTTCATCGAGCTTGCGGATGTCGGTGTCGTGATCTTCTTCATCGGTTTCGTCTTCAATTTCGCCGACGATTTCCTCAAGAATATCTTCAATGGTCACAAGCCCCGAGATGCCGCCGTATTCATCGAGCACCATGGCCATGTGGTAGCGGTTTTCGCGGAACTCGCGCAGCAAAATATTCAGCCGCTTGCTCTCGGGAATGATGTTGGCCGGGCGAATCACGTTTTCCAGGCAGAATTCTTCTTTGCCGCCAAGTACCAGGGGCAGCAAATCTTTGGCCAGCAAAATGCCGCGCACGTTATCTGTTGATTCTTCAATCACAGGAAAGCGCGAGTGGCCGGATTCGATAATGCGGGGCAGGAATTGTTCGGGCGTTTCTTCAATGCGCACCACCACCATTTTGGAGCGCGGTACCAGGATGTCGTGCACGCGCTGGTCAGAGACTTCCAGAGCGCCTTCGATGATGTGCAGGGCTTCCTGGTCAAACAGGTTGCGCTCGGCGGCCTCTTTGATGATGGCCAGCAATTCGGCGCGCGATGTGGGTTCGGTGGTGAAGGTGTCGAGTAATTTTCGCAGCCAAGACTTCTCCGGCTGCTTCAAACTACTGGGGGGTTCGTCGCTCATGAC
This genomic stretch from Simiduia sp. 21SJ11W-1 harbors:
- the lnt gene encoding apolipoprotein N-acyltransferase; this encodes MPNLPSRGPLAWAAALAAGLCQPLGLAPFNLWPVSLLGLIGFFALLIRPKAQLAALAFAFAVGMYGLGVSWVYVSINTFGQAPVLLALLLTGLWVTFLALVFALPYGLWQRRLPGPLPLWALPPLWLLGEWLRSWLFTGFPWLYAGYGHLTSPLAGWAPVLGIFGLGLIIATTAALALALWQRQPGRWLALAGVAGLWGAGAALQQVAWTTPAGPVRTVAMVQPNIPQQHKWDPDWLMPTYDRLLTQSKALWGHNWLVWPEAALPTLMSEAQPFMARQAEVARESDTSLVTGVIVNEPHVIERDGRRLLGQRYYNSLVVLGMGQGVYHKQRLVPFGEYVPFDQQLRGVIEFFDLPMSVLHRGPANQQPLMLGHTPVWPAVCYEIVYPDLIAAGARRAEAILTVSNDAWFGRSIAPIQHLQMAQMRALETRRPVVRATNNGFSAIINARGEITAQAPQFELTSLSGSLLPARGNTPYMLTGSWPVVCLSLLALTLLIWRAKRARP
- a CDS encoding HlyC/CorC family transporter translates to MSDEPPSSLKQPEKSWLRKLLDTFTTEPTSRAELLAIIKEAAERNLFDQEALHIIEGALEVSDQRVHDILVPRSKMVVVRIEETPEQFLPRIIESGHSRFPVIEESTDNVRGILLAKDLLPLVLGGKEEFCLENVIRPANIIPESKRLNILLREFRENRYHMAMVLDEYGGISGLVTIEDILEEIVGEIEDETDEEDHDTDIRKLDENAFVVRALTAVEDFNEYFSAGFPEDEFDTIGGVVLNAFGHLAKRNESVTIDGYSFTVLYSDSRKLHLLRVSPPQEA